One segment of Pseudomonas sp. FP2196 DNA contains the following:
- a CDS encoding collagen-like triple helix repeat-containing protein has product MKTQDVWCKSAIALALILSLGLTGCSSGGGGHKSSSGSSSPATSTDGTGGTGGTGGTGDTAGTGGTGGTGGTGGTGGTPTDPTNPTNPTDPTDPTNPSTPAALVTTTLVQDVGKTVSGVGDGVGQIGDSLSTVPVVGGVVQSAANTAGNVVTTLGDGVTNGIGKLATDPKGLTTTVASVGGVVTDVGDGVSDLSGKLATATSSVPVVGGVVTKVTPVLDGVGEKVTMLGDTLNTTLSNGPTSQLTNKVGSGLVPVIAMVESTTDKIGDATGLGDPLKGVIQKVGSTVDGVGDKVTDAGNGNALTNTLGGALSNVGTAAGKAGGLVSNGTGSGTGGIGGGLGGTGLLQTVGGAVVNVGTGLNAGNTNGVVSAGGVTTAGLGNTVASLNTVLGGSGTPITATTSPLATVGATLGGALNPVTSGVTNVTQQLGAATGLGSPVAGLTGQVGGAVSNVGGAIAATNNPVTTAVGGLVTNVGGTVAAVGGLVNGGTTTGGTTGGLGGVLGGLTGTLGGNKR; this is encoded by the coding sequence ATGAAAACTCAAGACGTGTGGTGCAAATCGGCAATCGCTCTGGCATTGATTCTCTCCCTCGGCCTCACCGGTTGCAGCAGCGGCGGTGGCGGTCATAAGAGCAGTTCCGGCAGTTCCTCTCCGGCAACCAGCACCGATGGTACCGGAGGCACAGGCGGAACCGGAGGCACCGGAGATACTGCCGGTACAGGTGGAACCGGTGGGACAGGCGGTACCGGTGGAACCGGCGGCACCCCGACCGATCCAACCAACCCAACCAATCCGACAGACCCGACTGACCCGACCAATCCATCCACCCCGGCTGCCCTGGTGACGACCACCCTTGTGCAGGATGTCGGCAAAACGGTCAGCGGCGTCGGCGACGGCGTCGGCCAGATTGGTGACTCCTTGAGCACCGTGCCTGTGGTCGGTGGCGTAGTGCAGAGCGCGGCCAACACCGCCGGTAACGTCGTCACGACGTTGGGCGATGGCGTGACCAATGGCATCGGCAAGCTGGCCACTGACCCCAAAGGCCTGACCACCACGGTGGCCTCGGTCGGTGGCGTCGTAACGGATGTCGGCGATGGCGTGTCCGACCTCAGCGGCAAACTGGCCACCGCGACCAGCAGCGTTCCCGTGGTCGGCGGCGTGGTCACCAAAGTGACTCCGGTACTCGATGGCGTTGGCGAGAAAGTCACCATGCTCGGCGATACCCTCAACACCACCCTCAGCAATGGCCCGACGAGTCAATTGACCAATAAAGTCGGCAGCGGCCTGGTGCCGGTGATTGCCATGGTTGAAAGCACCACCGACAAAATCGGTGATGCCACCGGTCTGGGCGACCCGCTCAAAGGCGTGATCCAGAAAGTCGGCAGCACCGTTGATGGTGTCGGCGACAAAGTCACCGACGCGGGTAACGGCAATGCCCTGACCAACACCCTCGGCGGCGCACTGAGCAATGTCGGCACGGCGGCGGGCAAGGCTGGCGGTTTGGTGTCCAACGGCACCGGTTCAGGGACTGGCGGTATCGGCGGTGGCCTCGGCGGCACTGGCTTACTGCAAACTGTCGGCGGCGCAGTCGTCAACGTTGGCACAGGTTTGAACGCGGGTAACACCAATGGCGTGGTCAGTGCCGGTGGTGTCACCACTGCCGGGCTCGGCAATACCGTCGCCTCACTGAACACCGTTCTGGGTGGCTCGGGCACGCCGATCACAGCCACAACCTCACCATTGGCCACTGTCGGCGCCACATTGGGCGGAGCTTTGAACCCAGTCACCAGTGGCGTCACCAACGTGACCCAACAACTCGGCGCGGCGACCGGCCTCGGCTCGCCAGTCGCGGGGCTCACCGGCCAGGTCGGCGGCGCGGTCAGCAACGTCGGTGGCGCGATTGCTGCCACTAACAACCCGGTCACTACCGCTGTCGGTGGCTTGGTCACTAACGTCGGCGGCACAGTCGCAGCGGTCGGCGGTCTGGTCAACGGTGGCACCACAACGGGCGGCACCACTGGCGGATTGGGCGGCGTACTTGGTGGCTTGACCGGCACCCTGGGAGGAAACAAACGCTAA
- a CDS encoding PA4780 family RIO1-like protein kinase, translated as MKTPKRIEPLIEDGLVDEVLRPLMSGKEAAVYVVRCGNQLRCAKVYKEANKRSFRQAAEYQEGRKVRNSRQARAMAKGSKFGRKETEDAWQNAEVAALFRLAGAGVRVPKPYDFLDGVLLMELVADEFGDAAPRLNDVVLEPDQAREYHAFLISQIVLMLCTGLVHGDLSEFNVLLTPTGPVIIDLPQAVDAAGNNHAFSMLERDVGNMASYFGRFAPELKKTKYAKEMWALYEAGTLHPASVLTGEFDDPEDLADVGGVLREIEAARLDEERKQAIRAADDEPKGKSDEPPPPPWMQ; from the coding sequence ATGAAGACTCCAAAACGCATTGAACCCCTGATCGAGGACGGTCTGGTCGACGAAGTGCTGCGCCCACTGATGAGTGGTAAAGAAGCAGCTGTTTATGTGGTGCGCTGCGGCAATCAGTTACGTTGCGCAAAGGTCTACAAGGAGGCGAACAAACGTAGTTTCCGCCAGGCGGCCGAGTATCAGGAAGGCCGCAAGGTTCGCAACAGCCGACAGGCTCGAGCGATGGCCAAGGGCTCCAAGTTCGGTCGCAAAGAGACCGAGGATGCCTGGCAGAACGCCGAGGTTGCGGCGCTGTTCCGTCTGGCCGGTGCCGGGGTGCGCGTGCCCAAGCCGTACGATTTTCTCGACGGCGTGCTGTTGATGGAACTGGTGGCCGACGAATTCGGCGATGCCGCGCCGCGTCTCAACGACGTGGTGCTGGAGCCGGATCAGGCGCGCGAGTATCACGCGTTCCTGATTTCGCAGATCGTGCTGATGTTGTGTACCGGTCTGGTGCACGGTGACCTCTCCGAGTTCAACGTGCTGCTGACACCGACGGGGCCGGTCATCATCGACCTGCCGCAAGCGGTGGATGCTGCGGGCAACAACCACGCGTTCAGCATGCTCGAGCGTGACGTTGGCAACATGGCTTCGTATTTTGGCCGTTTCGCGCCGGAACTGAAGAAGACCAAGTACGCCAAGGAAATGTGGGCGTTGTACGAAGCCGGCACCTTGCACCCGGCCAGCGTGCTGACCGGCGAGTTCGATGATCCGGAGGATCTGGCCGACGTCGGCGGGGTACTGCGCGAAATCGAAGCGGCGCGGCTGGATGAAGAGCGCAAGCAAGCGATTCGTGCGGCAGATGACGAGCCCAAGGGCAAGTCGGATGAACCGCCGCCGCCACCGTGGATGCAGTGA
- a CDS encoding acetyl-CoA C-acetyltransferase: protein MSQLRRVAIIGGNRIPFARSNGPYAAASNQAMLTAALEGLIERYNLHGQRIGEVVAGAVLKLSRDMNLSRECVLGSRLSPATPAYDIQQACGTGLEAALLVANKIALGQIDCGIAGGVDTTSDAPISVSEGLRKILLQANRAKTTGDKLKTFLQLRPKHLIPEFPRNGETRTGLSMGEHCELMAQTWNIPREDQDQLALESHHKLAASYSEGWHNDLMTPFLGLTRDNNLRPDLTLEKLASLKPAFEKSAKGTLTAGNSTPLTDGASVVLLGSEEWAKERGLPILAYLRDGEAAAVDFVNGAEGLLMAPVYAVPRLLARNGLTLQDFDYYEIHEAFAAQVLCTLKAWEDPEYCKTRLGLEAPLGSIDRSRLNVKGSSLAAGHPFAATGARIVANLAKLLEAAGKGRGLISICAAGGQGVTAIIER from the coding sequence ATGAGTCAGCTGCGCCGCGTCGCGATCATCGGCGGTAACCGTATCCCTTTCGCCCGTTCCAACGGACCGTACGCCGCTGCCAGCAATCAGGCGATGCTCACTGCAGCCCTCGAAGGCCTGATCGAACGCTACAACCTGCACGGCCAGCGCATCGGTGAGGTGGTGGCGGGGGCGGTACTTAAATTGTCACGGGATATGAACCTGAGCCGCGAATGCGTGCTCGGCTCGCGCCTGTCACCGGCCACCCCGGCCTATGACATCCAGCAAGCCTGCGGCACCGGCCTTGAAGCCGCGTTGCTGGTGGCCAACAAAATCGCCCTTGGCCAGATCGATTGCGGCATCGCTGGCGGCGTCGACACCACGTCGGACGCGCCGATCAGCGTCAGCGAAGGTCTGCGCAAGATTCTTCTGCAAGCCAACCGCGCCAAGACCACCGGCGACAAACTGAAGACTTTCCTGCAACTGCGCCCCAAACACCTGATCCCGGAATTCCCGCGCAACGGCGAAACGCGCACCGGCCTGTCGATGGGCGAACATTGTGAGCTGATGGCGCAGACCTGGAATATTCCTCGCGAAGATCAGGATCAATTGGCCCTCGAAAGCCATCACAAACTCGCCGCGTCCTACAGCGAGGGCTGGCATAACGACCTGATGACTCCGTTCCTCGGTCTGACCCGCGACAACAATTTGCGCCCTGATCTGACCCTGGAAAAACTCGCTTCGCTGAAACCGGCCTTCGAAAAAAGCGCCAAAGGCACGCTGACAGCGGGCAATTCCACGCCACTCACCGACGGCGCTTCCGTCGTGCTGCTCGGCAGTGAGGAATGGGCGAAGGAACGCGGCTTGCCTATCCTCGCCTATCTGCGCGATGGCGAAGCGGCAGCGGTGGATTTCGTCAACGGCGCCGAAGGCCTGCTGATGGCGCCGGTGTATGCGGTACCGCGATTGTTGGCGCGCAATGGCCTGACGTTGCAGGATTTCGATTATTACGAAATTCATGAAGCGTTCGCCGCGCAGGTTTTGTGCACGCTCAAGGCCTGGGAAGATCCCGAGTACTGTAAAACCCGACTGGGGCTGGAGGCGCCACTGGGTTCGATCGACCGTAGCCGACTCAACGTCAAGGGCAGTTCGCTGGCGGCAGGGCACCCGTTTGCCGCGACAGGCGCTCGGATTGTTGCGAATCTGGCCAAGTTGCTGGAGGCGGCGGGCAAGGGGCGGGGGTTGATTTCGATCTGTGCGGCGGGAGGGCAAGGCGTCACCGCGATCATCGAACGTTGA
- a CDS encoding MaoC/PaaZ C-terminal domain-containing protein — MSIEWHTLDREPSLPGLYARAATRRKITGTQLPDSGLRCLVDIDGKRLANYRKVCGFADDGLLPPTYPHILAFALQMQLLTAKDFPFPLLGLIHLSNRIRVLRPMGGISRAQVSVRVHNLQAHPKGATFDLLTTLDDQLGPLWEAESQMLCRGVKLDGEPVEQSWESTQALVEIAKWQAPADIGRQYAKVSGDYNPIHLSAASAKLFGFPTAIAHGLWNKARTLAALADHLPKANLEITVHFRKPVRLPSEVTLLASAAGSSGELRLVGAGDLEHMAGHWQPIA, encoded by the coding sequence ATGAGCATCGAATGGCACACACTGGATCGCGAACCGAGTCTGCCCGGGTTGTATGCGCGGGCGGCGACGCGTCGCAAAATCACCGGCACGCAACTGCCCGACAGCGGCCTGCGCTGTTTAGTCGATATCGATGGCAAACGCCTGGCGAACTACCGCAAGGTCTGTGGTTTTGCCGACGACGGTCTGTTGCCGCCGACTTATCCACACATCCTCGCGTTTGCCTTGCAGATGCAATTGCTCACGGCGAAGGATTTTCCGTTCCCGCTGCTGGGGCTGATTCATCTGAGCAACCGCATTCGCGTGCTGCGACCGATGGGTGGGATCAGTCGTGCGCAAGTCAGCGTCCGCGTGCACAACTTGCAGGCGCATCCCAAGGGTGCAACGTTCGATCTGCTGACCACTCTTGATGATCAACTCGGGCCGTTGTGGGAAGCCGAGAGTCAGATGCTCTGCCGTGGGGTGAAACTCGATGGCGAACCTGTCGAGCAGAGCTGGGAGTCGACACAAGCGTTGGTGGAAATAGCGAAGTGGCAAGCCCCGGCAGACATTGGCCGGCAGTACGCCAAGGTGTCAGGCGACTACAACCCGATCCACTTGAGTGCGGCCAGTGCCAAGTTGTTCGGTTTCCCCACGGCCATCGCCCACGGCTTGTGGAACAAGGCGCGCACGCTGGCGGCACTGGCCGATCATTTGCCCAAGGCCAATCTGGAGATCACTGTGCACTTTCGCAAACCGGTGCGATTGCCGAGCGAAGTGACGTTGCTGGCGAGCGCGGCGGGGTCGAGTGGGGAACTGCGGCTGGTGGGTGCGGGGGATCTGGAGCACATGGCGGGTCATTGGCAGCCGATCGCCTGA
- a CDS encoding 3-oxoacyl-ACP reductase, with product MSDRYIDFANSSIGHRLVGALGLPSPVRLERWQAGRLRPVEGALLIGGGPLAERISVFANRLTEGIYRYGEQPATATEWIPGLGPKLKAVVFDASDLQHTDQLKQLREFFQPLMKNLDHSAHLVILGRAPETLRDPFAASAQRALEGFSRSLAKELRSGGTLQLIYVGEGAEDQLEGPLRFFLSPKSAFVSGQVIRLTACATPVTDWTRPLAGRKALVTGAARGIGASIAETLARDGAEVILLDVPPAKTDLEALAARLGGRSITLDICAEDAATQLIEQLPDGLDILVHNAGITRDKTLANMTPEFWDAVLAVNLNAPQVLTKALLDSGTLHDNARVVLLASISGIAGNRGQTNYAASKAGLIGLAQAWAPTLLERGISINAVAPGFIETQMTAHIPFGLREAGRRMSSLGQGGLPQDVAEAVAWLAQPGTGAFTGQALRVCGQSVLGA from the coding sequence ATGTCTGACCGCTATATCGACTTCGCCAACTCGTCCATCGGCCATCGTTTGGTCGGGGCACTGGGCCTGCCGTCGCCGGTGCGACTGGAGCGCTGGCAGGCCGGGCGCCTGCGGCCGGTGGAAGGTGCATTGCTGATCGGCGGCGGGCCATTGGCCGAGCGCATCAGCGTGTTTGCCAACCGTTTGACCGAGGGGATCTACCGCTACGGCGAGCAACCGGCGACGGCCACCGAATGGATTCCCGGCCTCGGCCCGAAACTCAAAGCCGTGGTATTCGACGCCAGTGATTTGCAGCACACCGACCAGCTCAAGCAGCTGCGCGAGTTCTTTCAGCCCCTGATGAAGAATCTTGATCACAGTGCCCATCTGGTGATTCTCGGCCGTGCGCCGGAAACTTTGCGCGACCCGTTCGCCGCCAGTGCCCAACGGGCCCTGGAAGGTTTTTCCCGCTCGCTGGCCAAAGAGCTGCGCAGCGGCGGCACCCTGCAATTGATCTATGTTGGCGAAGGCGCCGAAGACCAACTGGAAGGCCCGCTGCGGTTTTTCCTCTCGCCCAAAAGTGCCTTCGTGTCCGGACAAGTGATTCGCCTGACCGCGTGTGCCACGCCCGTGACGGACTGGACACGACCCTTGGCCGGGCGCAAGGCGCTGGTCACAGGCGCAGCGCGCGGCATCGGCGCATCGATTGCCGAAACCCTGGCGCGCGACGGCGCTGAGGTGATTCTGCTCGACGTGCCACCGGCCAAGACCGATCTCGAAGCCCTCGCCGCACGCCTCGGTGGGCGCAGCATCACCCTCGATATCTGCGCCGAAGACGCCGCCACGCAACTGATCGAACAGTTGCCGGATGGCCTCGACATTCTGGTGCACAACGCCGGGATCACCCGCGACAAGACCCTGGCCAACATGACCCCGGAATTCTGGGACGCAGTGCTGGCGGTCAACCTCAATGCCCCGCAAGTGTTGACCAAAGCCCTGCTCGACAGCGGCACCTTGCACGACAACGCGCGGGTGGTTTTGCTGGCCTCGATCAGCGGCATCGCCGGCAACCGCGGACAAACCAACTACGCCGCAAGCAAGGCCGGCTTGATCGGTCTGGCGCAAGCCTGGGCGCCGACGCTGCTGGAACGCGGCATCAGTATCAACGCCGTGGCACCGGGGTTCATCGAAACGCAGATGACCGCGCACATTCCTTTCGGCCTGCGTGAAGCCGGCCGGCGCATGAGTTCGCTGGGCCAGGGCGGTTTGCCGCAAGACGTCGCCGAAGCGGTCGCGTGGCTGGCGCAACCGGGTACTGGCGCGTTCACCGGGCAGGCGCTGCGGGTCTGTGGACAAAGTGTTCTGGGGGCTTAG